From the Equus przewalskii isolate Varuska chromosome 19, EquPr2, whole genome shotgun sequence genome, one window contains:
- the LOC103542271 gene encoding saoe class I histocompatibility antigen, A alpha chain-like: MRYYKTAVSRPGRGEPRFVAVGYVDDTQFVRFDSDAASPRMEPRAPWVEQAGPEYWEEETQKMKGHEQNFRVGLNTLRGYYNQSEAGSHTFQKVSGCHVGPDGRLLRGYKQYAYDGADYIALNEDLRSWTAADTAAQITQRKWEAAGEAEYDRNYLEGPCVEWLLRYLENGKETLQRAEPPKSHVTHHPISDHEVTLRCWPLGFYPVEITLTWQRDGEDLTQDMEFVETRPAGDGTFQKWAAVVVPSGEEQRYTCHVQHEGLSEPLTLRWEPPPQLIIPIVGIVSGLVLLGAGAVMWRKKCSGEKRRSSAQATDNDSAQGSDASLMDPKV; encoded by the exons ATGAGATATTACAAAACCGCCGTGTCCCGGCCTGGCCGCGGGGAGCCCCGCTTCGTCGCCGTCGGCTACGTGGACGACACGCAGTTCGTGCGGTTCGACAGCGACGCCGCGAGTCCGAGGATGGAGCCGCGGGCGCCGTGGGTGGAGCAGGCGGGGCCGGAGTATTGGGAAGAAGAGACGCAGAAAATGAAGGGCCACGAACAGAATTTCCGAGTGGGCCTGAACACCCTGCGCGGCTATTACAACCAGAGTGAGGCAG GGTCTCACACCTTCCAGAAGGTGTCTGGCTGCCACGTGGGGCCGGACGGGCGCCTCCTCCGTGGGTATAAACAGTATGCTTACGACGGCGCCGATTACATCGCCCTGAACGAGGACCTGCGCTCCTGGACCGCGGCGGACACGGCGGCTCAGATCACCCAGCGCAAGTGGGAGGCGGCCGGTGAGGCTGAGTACGACAGGAACTACCTGGAGGGCCCGTGCGTGGAGTGGCTCCTCAGATACCTGGAGAACGGGAAGGAGACACTGCAGCGCGCGG AACCCCCCAAAAGTCACGTGACCCATCACCCTATCTCTGACCATGAGGTCACTCTGAGGTGCTGGCCCCTGGGCTTCTACCCTGTGGAGATCACCCTGACCTGGCAGCGTGATGGGGAGGACCTGACCCAGGACATGGAGTTTGTGGAGACCAGGCCTGCAGGGGATGGGACCTTCCAGAAGTGGGCGGCTGTGGTGGTGCCttctggggaggagcagagatACACGTGCCATGTGCAGCACGAAGGGCTGTCTGAGCCCCTCACCCTGAGATGGG agCCGCCGCCTCAGCTCATAATCCCCATCGTGGGCATCGTTTCTGGCCTGGTTCTCCTTGGAGCTGGAGCTGTGATGTGGAGGAAGAAGTGCTCAG GTGAAAAAAGAAGGAGCTCTGCTCAGGCTACTG ACAATGACAGTGCCCAGGGCTCTGATGCATCTCTCATGGATCCCAAAG TCTGA